TTCCCCTTGTCCCGCGGCCAAGCCCCCCGGGGCTGCCGCCGCACTTAACCCCCTCCTCGCCGCACACACGGCGCCCTAAGGGCTCCCGCGGCCCCAGCCAAAGACCGCGATCCAAGTGGGTCGCGGCCAGGCTCACCCTCCCATTGCACACTCGGGAGCCTTCGTGATGCACCCCCACCAGTAGGAGAGGGGTGCGGGCGCAACCGCGCCCTAAGCGCCGCGGGCCCTTTAATGCCACGGGAGGAGGCGGGGACCGGGCGAGGCCCCCGAGGGCGAGGGAGAGCCCGGCCGGCCGGACAAAGCGAGGCCGGGCCGGGGCGGGGCCGTGCGGGGCTCACCGGAGATGAGAGGCCCCGACAGCTTCTGGATCGCACCGTTCGCAGTGGCCGCAGCAGTCCCTGCCGCGGGACGTCCTGGAATCCCCGAGAGAGGCTGCTCCTTCAGCTCCCGGCCGCGCGGCTCCTGGTTCGCGTCCTGCTCCTCGACCGGCTCCGCGCCCTGCTCATCGACCGGCTCCTCCTCGTCCTGCTCCTCGACCGGCTCCGCGCCCTGCTCCTCGACCGGCTCCCCGTCCTTCTCCTCGATTGGCTCCACGACCTGCTCCTCGCCCTGCTCAGAGCCCGACTCAGCACCCGGTTCCTCGCCCTGCTCAGGGACCTGCTCAGCACCCGGCTCCTCTCCCTGCTCAGGGACCTGCTCAGAGACCTGCTCAGGGACCTGTTCCTCGCCGTCCTGGGGCGCCACCTCCGGGTTCGCGTCCGGGATCGGGTCCGGAGTCGGGTCCGAGGTCGCGTCCGGGGTCACGTCCGGAATCTGGTCTGAGGCTGGATCTGCGGCCGGGGCCGGGGTCGCGGGTGGGGTGGGCTCCGCGACCACGGCCGAGGCTGGGGCGCTGGGCGGCTGCTCAGGCTCCTCCTCTAGGCCGTCGGGGGCCTCGCCAGCCGGCGGCCCAGAACGCGGGATGACAGCCACGGCCACCGGGGGAGGCCGGGGCCCCAACACCAGGCGACAGCGCCCCACCTGCACGGTCTCGCGGTAGAAGGCGGGCACAGACTCGCTGTCCACCTCCATCCACTGCAGACGACCAGGGCCTCGAAGAGGCACATCCTGCTGGAAGTTGAAGTCCCAGCGGTTCTGGTCCTCGGCATTCAGCTCCGCCAGGCGCATCCTCAGCTCGCGGCCCAGCTCCTCGTGGTCCACAGGCCCGAAGAGGCTGCGGCAGGCGCTGCTGCGCGCTATCGCTGGGAAGCTGTCGCTGGAAGCCAAGCGTTCCATCGCTGTTCTGCTGCGGAGGTACACGTCGGACATGCCCATGGTCGAAGGCTGTGCAAACGCGGGCGGCGAGAAAGAAGGGAgcgggaggagaaggaagaggggagaggaggagggcggAGGCTGGGCTTGGGTGAGACCCCTTGCACAGCCCGCGTCCGCCTCTGCCTAGGGACGCGGCGGCTACCTGGCTGGTTGGTGGCGGAAGGCTCCTAGGTCTCGATCGCTTGTCCTGTCCAGCTTGGACCGCGCCCCCTCGGAGCTTGACTGCCTGTTCGTTTGCTCTCAGTCGGGCCTATTCGGCACCCCTCGAGCACAGCGCACTCGGCCTGTGAAACGCCCAGCCCGCTGCGCCCCTTTATACGCGCTGGCCCCACCCCCGCGCGCGCGGGCCTCCTCGCGATTAGCATAATGTAGTATTTTCAGTTTCAACAACACCGCGGCGATTGGCCGACGCACCCCGCCCCGCCCACAGAGGCCCGGCCCCCTAGAGTCGCTCATTGGCTGCGCGCACACACCCCCGGGGCCGGGCGGGGCCGGCGACGGGCGTGCGCTGATTGGCGGCCGCGCAGCGAGCGGGCTGCGCGGGACAGGGGGCGGGGCTCGAGTTAAAGAGCTCTGCGGGCGGTAACGTGACACCGCGACGCCCCTCCCCCTCGCCCCAtttcccccccctcccgccccccgcgGGCTCCTTTGTCTGCAGGCGGGGGCTTGCGCAGCCGCGACGCGCGCGCGCCCCCTCGGACCCTGGAGCTGGGCACAGCCCCTCGGCGATTCCGGCGTCGGTGCAGGTCCTTCGATCTCCACGGCCTTGTTCTCACTAGGGCTGCGCCAGCTGATAGGGCTTTAACCCACCACTACTAGCTGGGTCCTGGCCCTAGCAGGACCATGGCTGGAGCCACTCTCTGCACGCAGGCCTGTGTCCCTGCCTTCGAGGCGTCTGCACACCTGCTGGCCCTAAGAGCCTCTATCAAGGAGATAGGGACAGGGGTCAGTCCCATTCTCTTCCAGAGGGACAATATTGTGGAGATCTTGAGGGCCTGAACCACGGTCTGTAGCCTGATCCGTTGGCCCACCTACCCAGATGAGACACAAGCTGGCCCATTCTGGCCTGTACCT
The nucleotide sequence above comes from Peromyscus maniculatus bairdii isolate BWxNUB_F1_BW_parent chromosome 1, HU_Pman_BW_mat_3.1, whole genome shotgun sequence. Encoded proteins:
- the Cdkn1c gene encoding cyclin-dependent kinase inhibitor 1C isoform X3, yielding MERLASSDSFPAIARSSACRSLFGPVDHEELGRELRMRLAELNAEDQNRWDFNFQQDVPLRGPGRLQWMEVDSESVPAFYRETVQVGRCRLVLGPRPPPVAVAVIPRSGPPAGEAPDGLEEEPEQPPSAPASAVVAEPTPPATPAPAADPASDQIPDVTPDATSDPTPDPIPDANPEVAPQDGEEQVPEQVSEQVPEQGEEPGAEQVPEQGEEPGAESGSEQGEEQVVEPIEEKDGEPVEEQGAEPVEEQDEEEPVDEQGAEPVEEQDANQEPRGRELKEQPLSGIPGRPAAGTAAATANGAIQKLSGPLISDFFAKRKRTAQENKASNDVPAGCPSPNVAPGVGAVEQTPRKRLR
- the Cdkn1c gene encoding cyclin-dependent kinase inhibitor 1C isoform X1; the encoded protein is MGMSDVYLRSRTAMERLASSDSFPAIARSSACRSLFGPVDHEELGRELRMRLAELNAEDQNRWDFNFQQDVPLRGPGRLQWMEVDSESVPAFYRETVQVGRCRLVLGPRPPPVAVAVIPRSGPPAGEAPDGLEEEPEQPPSAPASAVVAEPTPPATPAPAADPASDQIPDVTPDATSDPTPDPIPDANPEVAPQDGEEQVPEQVSEQVPEQGEEPGAEQVPEQGEEPGAESGSEQGEEQVVEPIEEKDGEPVEEQGAEPVEEQDEEEPVDEQGAEPVEEQDANQEPRGRELKEQPLSGIPGRPAAGTAAATANGAIQKLSGPLISDFFAKRKRTAQENKASNDVPAGCPSPNVAPGVGAVEQTPRKRLR
- the Cdkn1c gene encoding cyclin-dependent kinase inhibitor 1C isoform X4; the encoded protein is MERLASSDSFPAIARSSACRSLFGPVDHEELGRELRMRLAELNAEDQNRWDFNFQQDVPLRGPGRLQWMEVDSESVPAFYRETVQVGRCRLVLGPRPPPVAVAVIPRSGPPAGEAPDGLEEEPEQPPSAPASAVVAEPTPPATPAPAADPASDQIPDVTPDATSDPTPDPIPDANPEVAPQDGEEQVPEQVSEQVPEQGEEPGAEQVPEQGEEPGAESGSEQGEEQVVEPIEEKDGEPVEEQGAEPVEEQDEEEPVDEQGAEPVEEQDANQEPRGRELKEQPLSGIPGRPAAGTAAATANDFFAKRKRTAQENKASNDVPAGCPSPNVAPGVGAVEQTPRKRLR
- the Cdkn1c gene encoding cyclin-dependent kinase inhibitor 1C isoform X2, giving the protein MGMSDVYLRSRTAMERLASSDSFPAIARSSACRSLFGPVDHEELGRELRMRLAELNAEDQNRWDFNFQQDVPLRGPGRLQWMEVDSESVPAFYRETVQVGRCRLVLGPRPPPVAVAVIPRSGPPAGEAPDGLEEEPEQPPSAPASAVVAEPTPPATPAPAADPASDQIPDVTPDATSDPTPDPIPDANPEVAPQDGEEQVPEQVSEQVPEQGEEPGAEQVPEQGEEPGAESGSEQGEEQVVEPIEEKDGEPVEEQGAEPVEEQDEEEPVDEQGAEPVEEQDANQEPRGRELKEQPLSGIPGRPAAGTAAATANDFFAKRKRTAQENKASNDVPAGCPSPNVAPGVGAVEQTPRKRLR